The proteins below come from a single Kryptolebias marmoratus isolate JLee-2015 linkage group LG12, ASM164957v2, whole genome shotgun sequence genomic window:
- the LOC108249451 gene encoding zinc finger protein 358 isoform X1, with the protein MYARTNTGSTHGDFQDRNGVNYVSSTESFGHCSQLFWKKDPNDSGPSSTISWCDQLPSSSAALSSSSLSTASLSSSSLSMESRAPPPATTASDDMESDERPYVCDLCTCAYKHASSLLNHKLTHRTGDFKCDFCSKPYTNYMSLRNHMRIHGQKRYVCDLCGKAFRLARYLRNHQRIHDDGPNRFDCPSCCKSYRTMLELAQHRCTAAASNQNRFNCPSCFKSYRTMLDLAQHRCSAAAKNQSGSRRFSANPRRQQQQQQQQQNNATSMMQPQHGGHAQQEALSSHCVPSMSQGGQGAGVASQPVPDPHQVRPSSVSSQSSQQSMRSSSSNKHVPSSSAAPSSSYSLLQPLVPEVKEMNSGYTRLSANPMKHQDTFSLAPQRPLTTINPISHSLHPNGAPSLKPSPVPRAIQAMPWEQRSLYNQ; encoded by the exons ATGTATGCCAGGACAAACACGGGGAGCACGCATGGAGATTTTCAGGACAGAAACGGAGTGAACTACGTCTCGTCGACAGAGTCTTTCGGCCACTGCTCTCAATTGTTCTGGAAAAAGGACCCGAACGATTCCGGA CCAAGTTCCACGATCAGCTGGTGTGATCAGCTGCCTTCGTCCTCTGCAGCCCTGTCCAGCTCCAGTCTGTCCACGGCgtccctctccagctccagtCTCTCCATGGAGTCCCGAGCACCGCCGCCAGCAACCACGGCGTCAGATGACATGGAATCTGATGAAAGGCCGTACGTCTGCGACCTGTGCACCTGCGCCTACAAGCACGCCAGCTCACTGCTCAACCACAAGCTCACCCACAGGACCGGAGACTTCAA ATGCGACTTCTGCAGCAAACCGTACACCAACTACATGTCCCTACGCAACCATATGCGAATCCACGGTCAGAAGCGTTACGTCTGCGACCTGTGCGGAAAAGCTTTCCGGCTGGCGCGGTACCTCCGTAACCATCAGAGGATACACGACGACGGGCCGAACCGCTTTGACTGTCCCTCCTGCTGTAAGAGCTACAGGACCATGCTGGAGCTGGCACAGCACCGCTGCACCGCCGCTGCGTCCAATCAG AACCGGTTCAACTGCCCGTCCTGCTTTAAGAGCTACCGAACCATGCTGGACCTGGCCCAGCACCGCTGCAGCGCCGCGGCCAAAAACCAG TCTGGAAGTCGTCGTTTCTCCGCCAATCCCCGCCGtcagcaacagcagcaacagcagcagcagaacaatgCTACCTCCATGATGCAGCCACAGCATGGAGGACATGCCCAGCAGGAAGCCCTGTCCTCCCACTGCGTCCCTTCAATGTCCCAGGGCGGGCAGGGAGCTGGCGTGGCCAGCCAGCCTGTGCCGGACCCTCACCAG GTCCGTCCAAGCTCGGTGTCCTCTCAGAGCAGCCAGCAGAGCATGAGGAGCTCGTCGTCCAACAAACACGTCCCCTCCTCCAGCGCCGCCCCGTCCTCCTCCTACTCCCTGCTTCAGCCCCTGGTGCCTGAGGTAAAGGAGATGAACTCGGGATACACTAGACTGAGCGCCAACCCCATG AAGCACCAGGACACTTTCTCTCTGGCCCCCCAGCGGCCCCTCACCACCATCAACCCCATCAGCCACTCCCTCCATCCGAACGGAGCGCCATCGCTGAAGCCTTCCCCCGTGCCACGAGCCATCCAGGCCATGCCCTGGGAGCAGCGCTCGCTTTACAATCAATGA
- the LOC108249451 gene encoding zinc finger protein 646 isoform X3 translates to MYARTNTGSTHGDFQDRNGVNYVSSTESFGHCSQLFWKKDPNDSGPSSTISWCDQLPSSSAALSSSSLSTASLSSSSLSMESRAPPPATTASDDMESDERPYVCDLCTCAYKHASSLLNHKLTHRTGDFKCDFCSKPYTNYMSLRNHMRIHGQKRYVCDLCGKAFRLARYLRNHQRIHDDGPNRFDCPSCCKSYRTMLELAQHRCTAAASNQSGSRRFSANPRRQQQQQQQQQNNATSMMQPQHGGHAQQEALSSHCVPSMSQGGQGAGVASQPVPDPHQVRPSSVSSQSSQQSMRSSSSNKHVPSSSAAPSSSYSLLQPLVPEVKEMNSGYTRLSANPMKHQDTFSLAPQRPLTTINPISHSLHPNGAPSLKPSPVPRAIQAMPWEQRSLYNQ, encoded by the exons ATGTATGCCAGGACAAACACGGGGAGCACGCATGGAGATTTTCAGGACAGAAACGGAGTGAACTACGTCTCGTCGACAGAGTCTTTCGGCCACTGCTCTCAATTGTTCTGGAAAAAGGACCCGAACGATTCCGGA CCAAGTTCCACGATCAGCTGGTGTGATCAGCTGCCTTCGTCCTCTGCAGCCCTGTCCAGCTCCAGTCTGTCCACGGCgtccctctccagctccagtCTCTCCATGGAGTCCCGAGCACCGCCGCCAGCAACCACGGCGTCAGATGACATGGAATCTGATGAAAGGCCGTACGTCTGCGACCTGTGCACCTGCGCCTACAAGCACGCCAGCTCACTGCTCAACCACAAGCTCACCCACAGGACCGGAGACTTCAA ATGCGACTTCTGCAGCAAACCGTACACCAACTACATGTCCCTACGCAACCATATGCGAATCCACGGTCAGAAGCGTTACGTCTGCGACCTGTGCGGAAAAGCTTTCCGGCTGGCGCGGTACCTCCGTAACCATCAGAGGATACACGACGACGGGCCGAACCGCTTTGACTGTCCCTCCTGCTGTAAGAGCTACAGGACCATGCTGGAGCTGGCACAGCACCGCTGCACCGCCGCTGCGTCCAATCAG TCTGGAAGTCGTCGTTTCTCCGCCAATCCCCGCCGtcagcaacagcagcaacagcagcagcagaacaatgCTACCTCCATGATGCAGCCACAGCATGGAGGACATGCCCAGCAGGAAGCCCTGTCCTCCCACTGCGTCCCTTCAATGTCCCAGGGCGGGCAGGGAGCTGGCGTGGCCAGCCAGCCTGTGCCGGACCCTCACCAG GTCCGTCCAAGCTCGGTGTCCTCTCAGAGCAGCCAGCAGAGCATGAGGAGCTCGTCGTCCAACAAACACGTCCCCTCCTCCAGCGCCGCCCCGTCCTCCTCCTACTCCCTGCTTCAGCCCCTGGTGCCTGAGGTAAAGGAGATGAACTCGGGATACACTAGACTGAGCGCCAACCCCATG AAGCACCAGGACACTTTCTCTCTGGCCCCCCAGCGGCCCCTCACCACCATCAACCCCATCAGCCACTCCCTCCATCCGAACGGAGCGCCATCGCTGAAGCCTTCCCCCGTGCCACGAGCCATCCAGGCCATGCCCTGGGAGCAGCGCTCGCTTTACAATCAATGA
- the LOC108249451 gene encoding zinc finger protein 358 isoform X2 has translation MYARTNTGSTHGDFQDRNGVNYVSSTESFGHCSQLFWKKDPNDSGPSSTISWCDQLPSSSAALSSSSLSTASLSSSSLSMESRAPPPATTASDDMESDERPYVCDLCTCAYKHASSLLNHKLTHRTGDFKCDFCSKPYTNYMSLRNHMRIHGQKRYVCDLCGKAFRLARYLRNHQRIHDDGPNRFDCPSCCKSYRTMLELAQHRCTAAASNQNRFNCPSCFKSYRTMLDLAQHRCSAAAKNQSGSRRFSANPRRQQQQQQQQQNNATSMMQPQHGGHAQQEALSSHCVPSMSQGGQGAGVASQPVPDPHQVRPSSVSSQSSQQSMRSSSSNKHVPSSSAAPSSSYSLLQPLVPEKHQDTFSLAPQRPLTTINPISHSLHPNGAPSLKPSPVPRAIQAMPWEQRSLYNQ, from the exons ATGTATGCCAGGACAAACACGGGGAGCACGCATGGAGATTTTCAGGACAGAAACGGAGTGAACTACGTCTCGTCGACAGAGTCTTTCGGCCACTGCTCTCAATTGTTCTGGAAAAAGGACCCGAACGATTCCGGA CCAAGTTCCACGATCAGCTGGTGTGATCAGCTGCCTTCGTCCTCTGCAGCCCTGTCCAGCTCCAGTCTGTCCACGGCgtccctctccagctccagtCTCTCCATGGAGTCCCGAGCACCGCCGCCAGCAACCACGGCGTCAGATGACATGGAATCTGATGAAAGGCCGTACGTCTGCGACCTGTGCACCTGCGCCTACAAGCACGCCAGCTCACTGCTCAACCACAAGCTCACCCACAGGACCGGAGACTTCAA ATGCGACTTCTGCAGCAAACCGTACACCAACTACATGTCCCTACGCAACCATATGCGAATCCACGGTCAGAAGCGTTACGTCTGCGACCTGTGCGGAAAAGCTTTCCGGCTGGCGCGGTACCTCCGTAACCATCAGAGGATACACGACGACGGGCCGAACCGCTTTGACTGTCCCTCCTGCTGTAAGAGCTACAGGACCATGCTGGAGCTGGCACAGCACCGCTGCACCGCCGCTGCGTCCAATCAG AACCGGTTCAACTGCCCGTCCTGCTTTAAGAGCTACCGAACCATGCTGGACCTGGCCCAGCACCGCTGCAGCGCCGCGGCCAAAAACCAG TCTGGAAGTCGTCGTTTCTCCGCCAATCCCCGCCGtcagcaacagcagcaacagcagcagcagaacaatgCTACCTCCATGATGCAGCCACAGCATGGAGGACATGCCCAGCAGGAAGCCCTGTCCTCCCACTGCGTCCCTTCAATGTCCCAGGGCGGGCAGGGAGCTGGCGTGGCCAGCCAGCCTGTGCCGGACCCTCACCAG GTCCGTCCAAGCTCGGTGTCCTCTCAGAGCAGCCAGCAGAGCATGAGGAGCTCGTCGTCCAACAAACACGTCCCCTCCTCCAGCGCCGCCCCGTCCTCCTCCTACTCCCTGCTTCAGCCCCTGGTGCCTGAG AAGCACCAGGACACTTTCTCTCTGGCCCCCCAGCGGCCCCTCACCACCATCAACCCCATCAGCCACTCCCTCCATCCGAACGGAGCGCCATCGCTGAAGCCTTCCCCCGTGCCACGAGCCATCCAGGCCATGCCCTGGGAGCAGCGCTCGCTTTACAATCAATGA